A DNA window from Desulfobaccales bacterium contains the following coding sequences:
- the nth gene encoding endonuclease III: MEPTKKIGPILKLLEEHYPDAHVTLDFINPLELLVATVLSAQCTDVRVNQVTPEIFKRYRSAANYADAPLEDLEQAIYTTGFYHQKAKSIKAICQALVTQFGGQVPASLDDLVKLPGIGRKTANVILGNAFGIPGITVDTHMGRVSQRLGLTKQKDPVKIEFDLMPLVPKERWVKFSHQMIWHGRQVCTAKKPDCPRCPLLPHCDYGRKATGQAA; this comes from the coding sequence ATGGAACCGACCAAGAAGATCGGCCCCATCTTGAAGCTTCTGGAGGAGCATTACCCGGACGCCCACGTCACCCTGGACTTCATCAATCCCCTGGAATTGCTGGTGGCCACGGTGCTGAGCGCCCAATGCACCGATGTCCGGGTCAACCAGGTCACCCCGGAGATATTCAAGCGCTACCGCAGCGCGGCCAACTATGCCGACGCCCCCTTGGAAGACTTGGAGCAGGCCATCTATACCACCGGCTTTTATCACCAGAAGGCCAAGAGCATCAAGGCCATCTGCCAGGCTTTGGTTACGCAGTTCGGCGGGCAGGTGCCCGCGTCTCTGGATGACCTGGTAAAACTGCCGGGCATCGGCCGCAAGACGGCTAACGTGATCCTGGGTAACGCCTTCGGCATTCCGGGTATCACGGTTGACACCCACATGGGCAGGGTGTCCCAGCGTCTGGGGCTTACCAAGCAGAAGGACCCGGTCAAGATCGAGTTTGACCTGATGCCCCTGGTGCCAAAGGAGCGTTGGGTAAAGTTTTCTCACCAGATGATCTGGCATGGCCGGCAGGTCTGCACCGCCAAAAAGCCCGACTGTCCTCGCTGCCCCCTACTGCCCCATTGCGATTACGGGCGAAAAGCCACGGGCCAGGCGGCTTGA
- a CDS encoding DUF3568 family protein, with translation MQKQWRLKLVAVLVALAMMGGCAATMLMGLGGLAALGSYKWVEGTMEKDYPKPMQETFNAALEAATKLNLKVTAQQYTPSQSHIDAVTQDGTAVKVDLIARPNNITTVKIRFGMMGNADWSGYYHRQIMKILNIPDQP, from the coding sequence ATGCAGAAGCAATGGCGGCTCAAACTGGTGGCGGTCCTGGTGGCCCTGGCGATGATGGGTGGCTGCGCCGCGACCATGCTTATGGGACTTGGGGGTCTTGCCGCCCTGGGATCGTATAAGTGGGTGGAAGGCACTATGGAGAAAGACTACCCCAAGCCCATGCAGGAGACCTTTAACGCCGCCCTGGAAGCTGCAACAAAGCTGAACCTGAAGGTCACCGCGCAACAGTATACGCCCTCGCAATCACATATCGACGCCGTGACTCAGGATGGCACCGCGGTTAAGGTGGACCTCATTGCCCGTCCTAACAATATCACCACCGTCAAGATCCGTTTTGGCATGATGGGCAACGCCGACTGGTCGGGCTATTACCACCGCCAGATTATGAAGATCCTTAATATTCCGGATCAGCCGTAA
- the murJ gene encoding murein biosynthesis integral membrane protein MurJ: MPQVSATQTGKIARAAGTVSLAVFASRILGLVREQVFAGLFGAGFAFDAYVVAFRIPNLLRDLFAEGALSSAFVTVFTDYDQRLGHEQTWRLANNVIFCCTLLLSLLVLAGMIFSPQLVGFMAPDFGAVPGKLDLTTLMTRIMFPFLVLVSLAALAMGMLNTKGKFFVPSLSSSFFNLGSVVVGVGVSLVAPRFGVEPIVGMAWGALVGGVLQLAVQLPLLWRVGFRLCWVIDFKEPGLRRIVKLMLPAVVGLSATQINIFINTFYASSCAQGSISWLSYAYRLFHLPMGLFGVALMVATLPMVSRHAANKDLGALREALQSSLSLAILVTLPAACGLIFLAHPIIALIYQHGQFTALDTQQTATALALYSLGLGAFAGVKIMVPVFYALDDTRIPVLGSFVTVAANLGLIHLTLAPLQHRAIALSTSLSMILNFLVLAAVLYSKLDGYQVRSLLLKLMKLTGASLIMGLAVSWLHGHATAWLGPGLMGRCLSLAGVIAVGLVLYVALVSRLQIPEFQELVQHIRSRLKRS; the protein is encoded by the coding sequence TTGCCCCAGGTTTCAGCCACCCAAACCGGAAAAATCGCCCGAGCTGCGGGGACGGTAAGCCTCGCGGTCTTCGCCAGCCGGATTCTGGGCCTGGTGCGGGAACAGGTCTTTGCCGGTCTCTTTGGCGCGGGTTTTGCTTTTGACGCCTATGTCGTCGCCTTCCGCATCCCCAACCTGCTCCGGGACTTATTTGCCGAAGGGGCCTTGAGCTCCGCCTTCGTCACCGTCTTTACCGACTACGACCAGCGCCTGGGTCACGAACAAACCTGGCGGCTGGCCAACAACGTCATCTTCTGCTGTACCTTGCTTTTGAGCCTGCTGGTCCTGGCGGGCATGATCTTTTCTCCCCAACTCGTGGGATTCATGGCCCCGGATTTCGGGGCGGTCCCGGGGAAGCTCGACCTCACCACCCTGATGACCCGGATCATGTTCCCCTTTCTGGTCTTGGTGTCCCTGGCGGCCCTGGCTATGGGGATGCTCAATACCAAAGGAAAATTTTTTGTCCCGTCGCTGTCCTCCAGTTTTTTCAATCTGGGCTCCGTCGTGGTGGGAGTGGGGGTGAGCCTGGTGGCGCCCCGGTTTGGGGTAGAGCCCATTGTTGGCATGGCTTGGGGGGCTCTGGTGGGCGGGGTCCTGCAATTGGCCGTACAGCTACCGCTCCTATGGCGGGTGGGGTTTAGACTCTGTTGGGTTATAGACTTTAAGGAACCGGGGCTCAGGCGAATCGTCAAGTTGATGCTTCCCGCGGTGGTGGGCCTGTCCGCCACCCAAATCAATATCTTCATCAATACCTTCTACGCTTCCAGTTGTGCCCAGGGCAGCATCTCCTGGCTCAGTTACGCCTATCGGCTGTTCCACCTGCCCATGGGGCTGTTCGGCGTAGCCTTGATGGTGGCCACCCTGCCGATGGTCTCCCGCCACGCGGCCAACAAGGACTTGGGCGCTCTCCGGGAAGCTCTGCAGTCCTCCCTATCTCTGGCCATCCTGGTTACCCTGCCTGCGGCCTGCGGTTTGATTTTCCTGGCTCACCCTATCATTGCCCTCATTTATCAGCACGGCCAGTTCACCGCGCTGGATACCCAGCAAACCGCCACTGCCCTGGCGCTTTATTCCCTGGGGTTGGGGGCCTTTGCCGGGGTCAAAATTATGGTGCCGGTGTTCTATGCTCTGGATGATACCCGCATACCGGTGCTGGGCTCTTTTGTGACGGTGGCCGCTAACCTGGGGTTGATCCACCTCACTCTGGCGCCCCTGCAACACCGGGCCATCGCCCTTTCCACATCCCTCAGCATGATTCTAAACTTCCTTGTTCTCGCGGCGGTGCTCTACTCCAAGTTGGACGGTTACCAGGTGCGCAGCCTGCTCCTCAAACTGATGAAGTTAACCGGGGCCAGCCTGATCATGGGCCTGGCGGTATCTTGGCTCCATGGCCATGCCACCGCCTGGTTGGGGCCTGGTTTGATGGGACGGTGCTTAAGTCTGGCTGGAGTGATCGCGGTGGGGCTGGTCCTCTATGTGGCCTTGGTGTCACGCTTACAGATTCCGGAATTTCAGGAGTTGGTGCAACATATACGGAGTAGGCTTAAACGTTCTTAA